From one Rhodamnia argentea isolate NSW1041297 chromosome 1, ASM2092103v1, whole genome shotgun sequence genomic stretch:
- the LOC115753384 gene encoding 60S acidic ribosomal protein P2-1-like gives MKVVAAYLLAVLGGNTCPSAGDLKDILGSVGAEADDDRIELLLSEVKGKDITELIAAGREKLASVPAGGGGAMAVAAAPAGGAAAGGAAPAAEAKKEEKVEEKEESDDDMGFSLFD, from the exons ATGAAGGTGGTCGCTGCCTACTTGCTGGCTGTTTTGGGAGGCAACACCTGCCCCTCGGCCGGTGATCTGAAGGACATCCTCGGATCAg TTGGAGCTGAGGCTGATGATGATAGGATTGAGTTGCTCTTGTCTGAAGTCAAGGGAAAAGACATCACTGAGCTGATTGCCGCCGGAAGGGAAAAGTTGGCCTCTGTGCCCGCCGGAGGCGGTGGCGCCATGGCCGTTGCTGCAGCTCCAGCGGGTGGTGCTGCTGCTGGTGGCGCTGCTCCGGCTGCTGAGGctaagaaggaggagaaggtcGAGGAGAAGGAAGAGTCTGACGAT GATATGGGCTTCAGTCTCTTTGACTAA